A genomic segment from Aegilops tauschii subsp. strangulata cultivar AL8/78 chromosome 1, Aet v6.0, whole genome shotgun sequence encodes:
- the LOC120976292 gene encoding uncharacterized protein isoform X1 has protein sequence MTQVCYPAPVKVTEGLRLPPWFLFLKLNQVSMNEMEALFRITGWFLANIYQELQLGLSRAHLTSVFSPPWIRLCAWMRKESLQEVLVETEVEWTTDIHGFIYNCLYGFLGLNVSLPASLLQKGLQLCVVMALPLANIDAHMSDLWLWRRIF, from the exons ATGACACAAGTCTGCTACCCTGCTCCTGTGAAGGTCACTGAAGGCCTGCGCCTCCCACCGTG GTTTCTTTTTCTAAAATTAAATCAAGTCTCAATGAATGAGATGGAAGCGTTGTTCAG GATAACAGGATGGTTTCTGGCAAACATTTATCAGGAACTTCAGCTAG GATTGTCCCGAGCCCATCTCACCTCGGTCTTCTCTCCCCCATGGATTCGATTGTGTGCATGGATGAGGAAAGAGTCATTGCAAGAGGTGTTGGTGGAGACGGAGGTTGAGTGGACGACCGACATACACGGCTTCATCTATAACTGCCTCTATGGCTTCCTCGGCCTCAATGTTAGCCTCCCTGCTTCACTACTGCAAAAGG GTTTGCAGCTTTGTGTGGTGATGGCCCTGCCCCTGGCCAATATCGATGCGCATATGAGTGATCTTTGGCTATGGAGGCGTATCTTCTGA
- the LOC120976292 gene encoding uncharacterized protein isoform X2, whose translation MTQVCYPAPVKVTEGLRLPPWITGWFLANIYQELQLGLSRAHLTSVFSPPWIRLCAWMRKESLQEVLVETEVEWTTDIHGFIYNCLYGFLGLNVSLPASLLQKGLQLCVVMALPLANIDAHMSDLWLWRRIF comes from the exons ATGACACAAGTCTGCTACCCTGCTCCTGTGAAGGTCACTGAAGGCCTGCGCCTCCCACCGTG GATAACAGGATGGTTTCTGGCAAACATTTATCAGGAACTTCAGCTAG GATTGTCCCGAGCCCATCTCACCTCGGTCTTCTCTCCCCCATGGATTCGATTGTGTGCATGGATGAGGAAAGAGTCATTGCAAGAGGTGTTGGTGGAGACGGAGGTTGAGTGGACGACCGACATACACGGCTTCATCTATAACTGCCTCTATGGCTTCCTCGGCCTCAATGTTAGCCTCCCTGCTTCACTACTGCAAAAGG GTTTGCAGCTTTGTGTGGTGATGGCCCTGCCCCTGGCCAATATCGATGCGCATATGAGTGATCTTTGGCTATGGAGGCGTATCTTCTGA